In one Candidatus Zixiibacteriota bacterium genomic region, the following are encoded:
- a CDS encoding single-stranded DNA-binding protein, translated as MAGVNKVILIGNLGKDPDLRYTPAGQPVATFSLATSEKWRDKDGVMQDRTEWHNIVVWGKPAEMAKEYLSKGRQVYVEGRIQTRNWDDKEGNKRYTTEIVAQRIQFLGSKGSAEKEGMTTGASAGAPPVNDIGAEDDDLPF; from the coding sequence ATGGCAGGCGTGAACAAAGTGATTCTTATCGGTAATCTGGGAAAGGACCCGGACTTGCGTTATACGCCGGCAGGACAGCCGGTAGCCACTTTTTCCTTGGCAACATCGGAAAAATGGCGCGATAAGGACGGAGTGATGCAGGACCGGACAGAATGGCATAATATAGTTGTTTGGGGCAAGCCGGCCGAAATGGCAAAAGAGTATCTCTCCAAGGGGAGGCAGGTTTATGTCGAGGGACGGATTCAGACCCGGAACTGGGATGACAAAGAAGGCAACAAGAGATATACGACAGAAATTGTGGCGCAGCGGATTCAATTCCTGGGAAGCAAAGGTAGCGCCGAAAAAGAAGGGATGACGACCGGGGCATCCGCGGGCGCTCCGCCGGTGAATGATATTGGCGCCGAAGATGATGACCTTCCGTTTTAG